The Terriglobales bacterium genome has a window encoding:
- a CDS encoding trypsin-like peptidase domain-containing protein, which yields MSAVVHQQWSTVSVELAASAEKAGSSVVCIHSHHRHASSGVVWQKGAIVTAHHALGRGEFTVTDSQGRSFTAELAGQDPTTDLAVLKIPEVVEIPQASIGETKELKVGHLVLALGRTRRGNLVASSGIISGLMGPWRTWWGGEIDQFVRPDLNLYAGFSGGPLVDSNERVLGINTTGLRRGAPLTIPSSTVSRIAQELVNKGRIARPYLGLAMQPVPLPQELKNKLNLSNSNGALIMHVEPDGPAGKAGLLLGDILTAMRSTPIEDTDDVQIQLGKSHVGELLPISVIRGGQRLEVSLELGERPAK from the coding sequence ATGTCAGCAGTCGTTCATCAGCAATGGTCTACCGTATCTGTCGAATTGGCCGCATCCGCGGAAAAAGCCGGGAGTTCGGTGGTTTGTATTCACTCGCATCACCGGCATGCTTCGAGCGGCGTTGTGTGGCAGAAAGGCGCGATTGTCACAGCGCACCACGCATTAGGACGTGGAGAGTTCACGGTTACCGATTCCCAAGGGCGCTCATTCACAGCAGAGTTAGCAGGGCAAGACCCCACCACAGATTTGGCGGTCCTAAAAATTCCGGAAGTCGTGGAGATTCCACAAGCCAGTATCGGAGAGACGAAGGAACTAAAAGTTGGTCATTTGGTCCTTGCTTTGGGCCGGACCCGAAGAGGGAACCTGGTTGCCAGTTCGGGAATTATCTCCGGTTTAATGGGGCCGTGGCGCACATGGTGGGGTGGAGAAATTGACCAGTTCGTGCGTCCCGATCTGAATCTCTATGCTGGTTTCTCCGGAGGGCCATTGGTGGATTCCAACGAGCGAGTATTAGGAATTAACACGACGGGCTTGCGGCGCGGCGCGCCTCTCACCATTCCTTCCAGCACGGTCAGCCGCATTGCGCAGGAACTCGTGAACAAAGGACGTATTGCGCGGCCTTATCTTGGGTTGGCCATGCAGCCCGTACCTCTGCCGCAGGAGCTGAAGAACAAATTGAATCTTTCAAACAGCAACGGGGCTCTGATTATGCATGTGGAGCCTGACGGGCCGGCGGGGAAAGCCGGACTTTTGCTGGGAGACATCCTGACAGCGATGCGGAGCACTCCTATTGAGGATACTGATGACGTACAGATCCAGCTCGGAAAATCACATGTGGGGGAGTTACTCCCCATATCTGTCATACGTGGCGGTCAGCGACTCGAGGTCTCCCTTGAACTCGGCGAGCGGCCTGCGAAATAA
- a CDS encoding response regulator transcription factor, with protein sequence MRTRTLVIAGSPDRRTRLEKLLRGTPSIEVVGVLPGAAGASAYIEHWQPEAVIIDLELNPRNAESLLAAIASNFPGLAVIVLAENLEAARTTRMLHSGVSSILERDSSREQIAAAIQAVTEELIVLQPQIMDSLLEKSAGSDAAETEPLLEELTRREVEVLGMVAAGLANREIASRLGVSEHTIKFHISSILGKLGASSRTEAVTCGIKRGLILL encoded by the coding sequence ATGCGAACCCGCACATTAGTCATTGCCGGTTCACCGGACAGGCGAACAAGGCTTGAGAAGTTGCTGCGCGGCACGCCTTCCATCGAAGTTGTTGGAGTGTTGCCGGGAGCAGCCGGCGCCAGTGCTTACATTGAGCACTGGCAGCCGGAGGCGGTCATCATTGATCTTGAACTCAATCCGAGAAATGCTGAGTCGCTGCTGGCTGCGATTGCCAGCAACTTTCCCGGTCTCGCTGTGATTGTGCTGGCTGAGAATCTCGAAGCGGCCCGCACGACACGAATGTTGCACTCCGGGGTGAGCTCGATCCTGGAACGCGACTCATCGCGAGAACAGATTGCGGCTGCCATTCAGGCCGTTACAGAAGAGCTGATTGTGCTGCAACCGCAAATTATGGATAGTCTGCTGGAAAAGAGCGCAGGCAGCGATGCCGCTGAAACAGAACCACTTCTTGAGGAACTCACACGACGAGAAGTGGAAGTTCTCGGCATGGTGGCGGCGGGATTGGCGAACCGTGAAATCGCCTCCCGTCTCGGGGTTTCCGAGCACACCATTAAGTTTCATATCAGTTCGATTTTGGGTAAGCTGGGAGCTTCAAGCCGCACGGAAGCCGTTACCTGCGGAATCAAGCGGGGGCTGATATTGTTATAA
- a CDS encoding aldehyde dehydrogenase family protein, which yields MPDTLTAVKNTGYLLDGKFCTEGRAVEIRSPYNQKVVGVAVFAGPKQVEAAIAAAVRGFEVTRKLPSFERQKVLREVAQQISARHEEFARSIALESGKPITTARAEVDRTVFTFTIAAEEATRIGGEFLPLDLQEATTGRWGIVRRFPLGPIAAITPFNFPLNLVAHKVAPAIAAGCTMVLKPAPQTPLTALLLAEVVQNAGWPAGALNVLPLSNEDAALLVHDDRLQMLTFTGSSAVGWQLKAQAGKKRVTLELGGNAGVIVHSDADLEHAAERCAAGGFSYAGQSCIAVQRIFVQQSVYEEFLEKFLAHVRSFKVGDPMDEATFIGPLIREQDAIRAQRWIEEAVSAGAKLLCGGGRTGSLMEATVLTHTRPEMRVNCEEVFAPVKTVEPYGDFSEALNAINATPYGLQAGVFTRDAVLIFRAYDELQVGGVIVGDVPTFRIDHMPYGGVKDSGLGREGLRYAIEEMSERKLLVMNLKE from the coding sequence ATGCCAGACACCCTGACTGCGGTCAAGAACACCGGCTACCTTCTCGACGGGAAGTTTTGTACCGAAGGTCGCGCCGTCGAAATACGCTCTCCTTACAATCAAAAAGTTGTTGGCGTAGCCGTGTTTGCCGGCCCAAAGCAGGTTGAAGCGGCAATCGCAGCGGCAGTGCGTGGCTTTGAAGTTACGCGCAAGCTGCCTTCTTTTGAACGTCAGAAGGTATTGCGTGAAGTTGCCCAGCAGATCAGCGCTCGCCACGAAGAATTCGCCCGCAGTATTGCTCTGGAATCAGGAAAGCCAATCACAACTGCCCGCGCCGAGGTGGATCGTACAGTTTTCACCTTCACGATCGCTGCCGAGGAAGCCACACGCATTGGCGGTGAATTTCTGCCTCTCGATTTGCAAGAAGCCACCACCGGAAGATGGGGCATAGTCCGCCGTTTTCCTCTTGGTCCTATTGCAGCGATCACACCGTTTAATTTCCCTCTCAACCTGGTGGCGCATAAAGTCGCCCCCGCCATCGCCGCCGGATGCACTATGGTTTTGAAGCCGGCTCCACAGACACCGCTTACCGCGCTGCTGCTGGCCGAGGTGGTGCAAAACGCCGGATGGCCGGCGGGCGCGCTGAACGTGTTACCGCTGAGCAATGAAGATGCGGCACTCCTGGTGCACGACGACCGCTTGCAAATGCTGACTTTTACCGGCAGCTCTGCCGTAGGATGGCAACTCAAGGCACAGGCTGGGAAGAAGCGGGTAACTTTAGAGCTGGGCGGCAACGCCGGTGTGATTGTTCACTCTGATGCTGATCTGGAGCATGCCGCCGAACGCTGCGCTGCTGGGGGATTCTCCTACGCCGGCCAGAGTTGCATTGCGGTGCAGCGCATTTTTGTGCAGCAAAGCGTCTATGAAGAGTTTCTGGAAAAGTTTTTGGCGCATGTACGCAGCTTCAAAGTCGGCGATCCCATGGATGAAGCCACATTCATCGGGCCGCTGATCCGGGAGCAGGATGCAATCCGCGCGCAGCGATGGATCGAAGAAGCTGTTTCCGCAGGGGCCAAATTACTGTGCGGCGGCGGCCGCACAGGTTCTCTCATGGAAGCGACCGTGCTTACCCACACACGGCCTGAGATGCGGGTCAACTGCGAAGAGGTTTTTGCCCCGGTGAAGACGGTCGAACCCTACGGAGATTTCAGTGAGGCGCTGAACGCGATCAATGCCACGCCTTACGGTCTGCAGGCTGGCGTGTTCACGCGCGATGCGGTGCTTATCTTCCGTGCCTACGATGAGCTGCAGGTCGGGGGCGTGATCGTGGGAGATGTCCCAACCTTTCGTATTGACCATATGCCTTATGGAGGCGTAAAAGACTCGGGGCTAGGGCGAGAAGGGTTGCGCTACGCTATTGAAGAAATGAGCGAACGCAAGCTGCTGGTCATGAATCTAAAAGAGTAG
- a CDS encoding BON domain-containing protein, with the protein MKIRFLLVVLVLFISAVSTAASAQTHPITPKAVQNIEKQVRHQLLMLPYFTVFDNLAYKVNGYDVTLLGQVTRPTLRDDAESVVKRIEGVGKVDNQIEVLPVSINDDNLRRALYYAIYDYAPLQRYALSPQKPIRIIVKNGHVNLEGVVDSEMDKTLAGVRANGVPGVFSVTNNLLAPPKKAKKKS; encoded by the coding sequence ATGAAAATTAGGTTTCTCCTGGTTGTATTGGTGTTGTTCATCTCGGCGGTTTCCACTGCGGCATCGGCGCAGACCCATCCCATCACACCCAAAGCTGTTCAGAATATTGAAAAGCAGGTGCGGCATCAGCTTTTGATGTTGCCCTACTTTACCGTCTTTGACAATCTCGCATATAAAGTCAATGGATATGATGTGACCTTGTTGGGGCAGGTAACCCGGCCAACCTTGCGTGATGATGCCGAAAGCGTAGTGAAGCGCATTGAAGGCGTTGGGAAGGTAGATAATCAGATCGAAGTTCTTCCGGTTTCTATCAACGATGACAATCTGCGCCGGGCCCTCTATTACGCGATCTACGACTATGCTCCTTTGCAGCGCTATGCCCTGTCACCACAAAAACCCATCCGGATTATCGTTAAGAATGGGCACGTTAACCTGGAAGGAGTGGTTGACAGTGAAATGGATAAAACCCTGGCGGGCGTGCGTGCAAACGGAGTGCCCGGGGTCTTTTCGGTCACCAACAATCTGCTGGCGCCTCCCAAAAAGGCGAAAAAGAAGAGTTGA
- the tkt gene encoding transketolase, with protein sequence MADQNLDQLSINTIRTLSMDAVQQANSGHPGTPLAMAPVAYTLWQRFLRFDPEDPIWANRDRFVLSIGHASMLLYSLLHLTGVKAVNPQYETLGELSVTLDSIKRFRQLDSKCPGHPEYRWTSGVETTTGPLGQGVATSVGMAIASKWMAHYFNRPNFTMFDYNVYAMCGDGDMMEGISSEAASLAGHLKLSNLCWIYDNNKITIEGHTELAFSDDVATRFMAYGWNVTRVGDANDLDMLERALKVFQNTNDRPTLIIVDSHIAYGAPNKQDTSAAHGEPLGEEEIRLTKRNYGWPEDAKFLVPDGVREHFAQGIGARGHAASEAWMKKFEDYKKQYPELADHLYKMQHRELPAGWDKGLPAFPPDAKGVAGRDSSAKVLNIVAQNVPWLIGGSADLAPSTKTRLTFDGAGDFSATNYGGRNFHFGIREHAMSAILNGMSLSKIRPYGSGFLIFSDYARGAIRLSAIMEIPVIFIFTHDSIGVGEDGPTHQPIEQLPSLRSVPGLIILRPGDANETAEAWRVIMQLRHEPVALILSRQALPTLDRTKYASAAGVAKGGYILADAADGKPDVLLMASGSEVSLCVDAYEQLKKEGIKARVISLPSWEIFEQQSEEYRKSVMPPSVTARVSVEQASTFGWERFTGADGVRLGMKTFGASAPLKELLKKFGFTVDNVVAAAKQQLGVVRQ encoded by the coding sequence TTGGCCGATCAAAACCTTGACCAGTTAAGCATCAACACCATCCGCACGCTTTCCATGGATGCCGTGCAACAAGCCAATTCCGGACATCCCGGAACTCCGCTGGCCATGGCGCCCGTGGCCTATACCTTGTGGCAGCGCTTCTTGCGTTTTGATCCCGAAGACCCCATCTGGGCCAATCGCGACCGCTTTGTGCTTTCTATTGGCCACGCCTCCATGTTGCTTTATTCGTTGCTGCACTTGACCGGCGTGAAGGCAGTCAATCCGCAATATGAGACGCTGGGTGAGCTCTCGGTAACACTGGATTCAATCAAGCGCTTCCGTCAGCTCGACAGCAAATGCCCGGGACATCCCGAGTACCGCTGGACCTCCGGTGTTGAGACCACAACCGGTCCTCTGGGCCAGGGGGTTGCCACCAGTGTGGGCATGGCCATTGCCTCAAAATGGATGGCCCACTATTTCAACCGCCCCAACTTCACCATGTTCGATTACAACGTCTATGCCATGTGCGGGGATGGCGACATGATGGAAGGCATCAGCAGCGAAGCCGCTTCGCTGGCTGGCCATCTCAAGCTCTCTAACCTTTGTTGGATCTACGACAACAACAAGATCACCATCGAGGGCCACACCGAGTTGGCCTTCAGTGATGACGTAGCTACGCGCTTCATGGCTTACGGATGGAATGTGACCCGCGTGGGCGATGCCAATGATCTGGATATGCTGGAGCGCGCCCTCAAGGTTTTCCAGAACACAAATGACCGCCCGACTTTAATTATTGTGGATAGCCATATCGCCTACGGCGCGCCTAATAAACAGGACACCTCCGCCGCCCATGGCGAACCACTGGGAGAAGAAGAGATCAGGCTGACCAAGCGTAACTACGGCTGGCCGGAAGATGCCAAGTTCCTGGTGCCCGATGGCGTGCGCGAACACTTTGCACAGGGAATTGGCGCCCGCGGACATGCCGCCAGCGAAGCATGGATGAAGAAATTCGAAGATTACAAGAAGCAATATCCTGAACTGGCCGATCATCTTTATAAGATGCAGCACCGCGAATTGCCCGCAGGATGGGACAAAGGTTTGCCCGCATTTCCCCCAGACGCCAAAGGCGTTGCTGGACGCGACTCTTCAGCTAAAGTCCTCAACATTGTCGCCCAGAATGTGCCCTGGTTGATTGGAGGGTCGGCCGATTTGGCCCCTTCCACCAAAACGCGGCTGACCTTCGATGGCGCGGGAGATTTTTCTGCCACCAACTACGGCGGCCGCAATTTTCATTTTGGTATCCGGGAACATGCGATGTCGGCCATTCTTAATGGCATGTCGCTTTCCAAAATTCGGCCTTACGGTTCGGGTTTTCTTATTTTCAGCGACTATGCCCGAGGCGCAATTCGCCTGAGCGCGATTATGGAGATCCCGGTTATTTTCATCTTTACCCATGACTCCATTGGCGTGGGTGAGGACGGGCCGACGCACCAGCCGATTGAACAGCTACCTTCCTTACGCTCAGTTCCGGGATTGATCATACTGCGCCCCGGAGATGCCAATGAGACCGCTGAAGCCTGGCGTGTGATTATGCAGTTGCGCCATGAGCCGGTAGCCCTCATCTTGTCGCGGCAGGCGCTTCCTACGTTGGACCGCACAAAGTACGCATCGGCCGCAGGAGTAGCCAAAGGCGGTTATATTCTCGCCGATGCCGCCGATGGCAAACCTGACGTCCTGCTGATGGCCAGTGGGAGTGAGGTTTCACTCTGTGTTGACGCTTATGAGCAGCTTAAGAAAGAAGGCATCAAGGCGCGCGTAATCAGCCTGCCGTCGTGGGAAATCTTCGAGCAGCAGAGTGAAGAGTACCGCAAGAGCGTCATGCCACCAAGCGTTACGGCAAGAGTTTCGGTGGAGCAGGCCTCAACCTTTGGATGGGAGCGTTTCACGGGAGCTGATGGTGTGCGCTTGGGCATGAAGACCTTTGGCGCCTCGGCTCCGCTCAAAGAGTTGCTGAAAAAATTTGGCTTTACCGTTGACAACGTCGTTGCCGCTGCCAAACAACAGTTGGGTGTAGTCAGGCAGTAG
- a CDS encoding bifunctional transaldolase/phosoglucose isomerase yields the protein MNVTNVATTNPLLELQQYGQSIWLDYIRRSLITSGELKRLINEDGLRGVTSNPSIFEKAITGSTDYKDLLDSPEAQKLDAKSLYERLAVGDIQAAADILRPVYEQTKKRDGYVSLEVSPTLAHNTMGTLQEARRLWKTVARDNVMIKVPATPEGIPAIRELISEGINVNVTLLFSQDAYEKVANAYIAGLEELAQEGGDLSKVASVASFFISRIDSAIDNLIKTRLAESKDANQQALLKSLGGKVAIANAKLTYQRYKEIFNGPAWQALASHGAQTQRVLWASTSSKNPNYRDVIYVEELIGTDTVDTVPPATLDAFRDHGRPRLSLTEDLPGAKNTMDTLDRVGISMKEVTDKLLVEGVQLFADAFDKLLKAVDRKEQNLEAAKTNRQSYKLPPELDAAVKASLEDWKKNDKVRRLWARDASLWTGTDESNWLGWLSITDDQLAHIQHLKDIAAEVKTAGFTHVLLLGMGGSSLCPEVMKLTFGKIAGFPELHVLDSTDPAQIKARESEVDLGKTLFIVSSKSGTTLEPNIYKQYFFERVKQVVGEKEAGKRFIAITDPGSKMQKVAESDGFRHIFFGVPSIGGRYSALSDFGMVPAAVMGVDIPKLLDRAEGMVHACAATVPTEENPGAVLGNILGVLANRGRDKVTLITSPGIYDLGAWLEQLLAESTGKEGKGLIPVDREAPASPDLYGKDRVFVYLRLEKAPDAKQDAAVDALERAGQPVVRIALDDVYELGGEFFRWEFATAVAGSIIGINAFNQPDVEASKIATRKLTTEYEEKGSLPPESPLLEEAGIKLFTDEKNADALKKAVGANASLAGYLKAHLDRIKAGDYFAVLGYIEMNEAHEQQLQALRHAVRDGKRVATCLGFGPRFLHSTGQAYKGGPNSGVVLQITCDDAADLPVPGQKYTFGIVKAAQARGDFQVLAERNRRALRVHLSKNVAADLTKLQSIIKQTLG from the coding sequence ATGAACGTCACAAACGTCGCAACCACAAACCCTCTATTGGAATTGCAGCAATATGGACAATCCATCTGGCTGGATTACATCCGGCGCAGCCTGATCACCAGCGGAGAGCTGAAGCGGCTCATCAATGAAGATGGATTGCGTGGCGTCACCTCGAATCCTTCTATCTTTGAAAAAGCCATCACCGGCAGCACCGACTACAAAGACCTGCTGGATTCTCCCGAAGCCCAGAAGCTTGATGCCAAATCGCTCTATGAGCGCCTGGCAGTCGGCGACATTCAAGCGGCGGCTGACATATTGCGGCCGGTTTACGAGCAAACGAAAAAACGCGATGGTTATGTCAGTCTGGAGGTTTCTCCTACACTGGCGCATAACACGATGGGGACTTTGCAGGAAGCCCGCCGCCTGTGGAAGACGGTGGCGCGCGACAATGTGATGATCAAAGTTCCGGCCACACCGGAAGGAATTCCGGCCATTCGCGAGCTTATCAGCGAAGGCATCAACGTCAATGTCACGCTCCTGTTTTCACAGGATGCATATGAGAAAGTAGCCAACGCATACATCGCCGGCCTGGAAGAACTTGCCCAAGAGGGAGGCGACCTGAGCAAGGTTGCGAGCGTTGCCAGCTTCTTTATCAGCAGGATTGATTCGGCGATAGATAATCTCATCAAAACACGTCTTGCCGAATCCAAAGATGCAAACCAGCAAGCGCTTCTCAAGAGTCTTGGCGGCAAAGTTGCCATCGCCAATGCCAAGCTGACCTACCAACGTTACAAAGAAATTTTCAACGGCCCGGCATGGCAGGCGCTGGCTTCTCACGGGGCGCAGACGCAGCGCGTATTGTGGGCCAGTACCAGCAGCAAGAATCCAAATTATCGCGATGTGATTTACGTGGAAGAGCTTATCGGTACCGATACTGTGGATACGGTTCCCCCGGCCACGCTCGATGCCTTCCGCGACCATGGGCGTCCGCGCCTGAGCCTTACCGAAGATCTGCCAGGCGCGAAAAATACAATGGACACCCTGGATCGAGTTGGCATCTCCATGAAAGAGGTCACCGACAAGCTTCTGGTGGAAGGGGTCCAGCTCTTTGCCGATGCCTTCGACAAATTGCTCAAGGCGGTTGACCGCAAAGAACAGAATCTCGAAGCCGCCAAGACAAATCGCCAGAGCTACAAACTGCCGCCGGAACTCGACGCCGCGGTGAAGGCCTCACTGGAAGATTGGAAGAAGAACGACAAAGTTCGCAGGCTGTGGGCACGCGACGCATCTTTGTGGACGGGCACCGATGAGAGCAATTGGTTGGGATGGCTGAGCATCACCGACGATCAGCTCGCCCACATTCAGCACCTGAAAGACATTGCGGCAGAGGTGAAGACCGCCGGCTTCACGCACGTGCTGCTGCTGGGCATGGGCGGATCGAGCCTTTGCCCTGAGGTCATGAAGCTGACCTTCGGCAAGATTGCTGGTTTTCCTGAACTGCACGTTCTTGATTCCACCGACCCGGCGCAGATCAAAGCGCGTGAAAGTGAAGTAGACCTGGGCAAGACACTTTTCATTGTCTCCAGCAAATCTGGGACGACGCTCGAACCCAATATTTATAAGCAGTATTTCTTCGAGCGCGTGAAGCAGGTTGTGGGTGAAAAAGAAGCGGGGAAGCGGTTCATTGCTATTACCGATCCGGGCTCGAAGATGCAGAAAGTTGCCGAGAGCGACGGCTTTCGTCACATCTTCTTCGGCGTCCCCAGCATTGGCGGGCGCTATTCTGCGCTCTCTGATTTCGGCATGGTCCCTGCCGCCGTTATGGGCGTGGATATCCCCAAGTTGCTGGATCGCGCTGAAGGGATGGTGCACGCTTGCGCTGCCACGGTTCCTACGGAAGAAAATCCTGGAGCCGTACTCGGCAATATTCTGGGTGTGCTGGCCAATCGTGGGCGCGACAAGGTAACCCTCATCACCTCGCCTGGCATCTACGACCTGGGTGCATGGCTGGAACAGTTGCTGGCTGAATCCACGGGCAAAGAAGGCAAAGGATTGATCCCTGTGGATCGAGAGGCGCCCGCGTCGCCTGATCTTTACGGCAAAGATCGCGTCTTTGTTTATCTGCGATTGGAAAAAGCACCTGATGCCAAGCAGGATGCCGCCGTAGATGCTTTGGAACGCGCTGGACAGCCGGTAGTGCGCATTGCCCTGGATGACGTTTACGAACTGGGCGGTGAATTTTTCCGCTGGGAATTTGCTACGGCAGTGGCGGGCTCCATCATCGGCATCAATGCCTTCAATCAGCCCGACGTGGAAGCCAGCAAGATCGCAACCCGCAAGCTCACGACAGAGTACGAAGAAAAGGGTTCACTTCCACCGGAATCACCGCTTCTTGAAGAAGCAGGCATCAAGCTCTTCACCGATGAAAAAAATGCTGACGCGCTCAAGAAGGCGGTTGGCGCGAATGCATCTCTTGCCGGCTACCTGAAAGCGCATCTTGACCGCATCAAGGCTGGCGATTACTTCGCTGTGCTGGGTTATATAGAAATGAATGAGGCGCATGAGCAGCAGTTACAGGCGCTGCGCCATGCTGTTCGTGACGGCAAGCGCGTAGCAACCTGCCTTGGCTTCGGCCCGCGCTTTCTACACTCCACCGGCCAGGCGTACAAGGGCGGACCCAACAGCGGAGTAGTTCTGCAGATTACCTGTGACGATGCTGCTGACCTTCCCGTGCCCGGACAAAAATACACTTTTGGTATTGTCAAAGCGGCGCAGGCCCGTGGAGACTTTCAGGTGCTGGCAGAACGCAATCGCCGTGCACTGCGTGTGCATCTGAGCAAAAACGTGGCGGCGGACCTGACAAAATTGCAGTCCATCATCAAGCAAACGTTAGGATAA
- the gnd gene encoding decarboxylating 6-phosphogluconate dehydrogenase gives MQLGMIGLGRMGANMVRRLMRGGHQCVVFDRSQDAVKGLAGEGATGASALDDFVAKLKAPRAIWLMVPAAVVDNTLHDLASRLQKDDVIIDGGNSYYIDDIRRAHELSAKGIHYVDVGTSGGVWGLERGYCQMIGGETEVVKRLDPIFKTLAPGIGNIPRTSEREKASGTAEEGYLHCGPHGAGHFVKMVHNGIEYGLMAAYAEGLNILRHANVGKQTHEVDAETTPLRNPEHYQYDFNLPDIAEVWRRGSVVASWLLDLTASALFKQPDLKNFSGRVSDSGEGRWTITAAIDEGCPAPVLSEALYQRFTSRGEGDFAQKILSALRFEFGGHVEKSS, from the coding sequence ATGCAACTGGGAATGATCGGCCTGGGAAGAATGGGCGCTAACATGGTGCGCCGCTTGATGCGCGGCGGACATCAATGCGTTGTCTTTGATCGAAGCCAGGATGCGGTGAAGGGGCTCGCTGGTGAAGGAGCAACCGGAGCTTCCGCGCTCGATGATTTTGTCGCCAAGTTAAAAGCACCTCGCGCGATCTGGCTCATGGTGCCGGCCGCAGTAGTGGATAATACACTGCACGATCTCGCCTCGCGCCTGCAGAAAGACGATGTCATCATTGATGGCGGCAACTCCTACTACATTGACGACATCCGGCGCGCCCACGAACTTTCCGCCAAAGGCATTCATTACGTGGACGTAGGCACCAGCGGCGGCGTCTGGGGCCTGGAGCGCGGATACTGCCAGATGATCGGCGGTGAAACCGAAGTCGTCAAGCGTCTCGATCCTATCTTTAAGACTCTCGCCCCTGGAATCGGCAATATCCCCCGCACTTCCGAAAGAGAGAAAGCATCTGGCACCGCGGAAGAAGGATACCTGCATTGCGGGCCTCACGGTGCAGGGCACTTCGTGAAGATGGTCCACAACGGCATCGAATATGGCCTCATGGCCGCCTACGCCGAAGGGCTGAACATCTTGCGGCATGCCAACGTGGGCAAGCAGACGCACGAAGTTGATGCTGAGACCACGCCGTTGCGTAATCCCGAGCACTATCAGTATGATTTCAATCTCCCCGATATTGCCGAAGTATGGCGCCGCGGAAGTGTGGTTGCATCGTGGCTGCTTGATCTCACAGCCAGCGCGTTGTTCAAGCAGCCGGACCTGAAGAATTTTTCTGGCCGCGTCTCTGATTCGGGTGAAGGCCGATGGACCATTACCGCTGCCATTGACGAAGGTTGTCCGGCGCCGGTACTCAGCGAGGCTTTGTATCAGCGCTTTACCTCGCGCGGTGAAGGCGACTTTGCGCAAAAAATACTCTCGGCTTTGCGCTTCGAGTTCGGCGGTCACGTGGAAAAGAGTTCATGA
- a CDS encoding ROK family protein → MNTEPENTNSGPINSGTADSELTGPEPAARTHSEKKHRKILVVDVGGTHVKVLASGEKEPRKIDSGPTMTAARMVQQVKRLVKDWKYDAVTIGYPGPVVHGKPLREPHNLGPGWVKFDYRKAFGRPVKIINDAAMQALGSYKKGRVLFLGLGTGLGSAMVVDGFLQPMELAHLPYKKSTYEDYVGIRGLERLGKKKWRREVANVVNLLRDALEANQVILGGGNACKMKELPPNTRLGSNDNAFLGGFRVWEDKGITLST, encoded by the coding sequence ATGAATACCGAGCCGGAAAATACCAATTCAGGACCTATCAATTCCGGGACGGCTGATTCGGAACTCACCGGCCCGGAACCTGCCGCACGCACTCATTCCGAAAAAAAGCATCGCAAGATTCTGGTTGTTGATGTGGGCGGGACGCATGTGAAAGTTCTGGCCAGTGGAGAAAAAGAGCCGCGCAAGATTGATTCCGGCCCCACCATGACGGCGGCCAGGATGGTGCAGCAGGTAAAGCGCCTGGTCAAAGACTGGAAATATGACGCCGTTACCATTGGCTATCCGGGGCCGGTGGTCCATGGTAAGCCGTTGCGTGAGCCCCACAATCTTGGCCCAGGCTGGGTGAAGTTTGATTATCGCAAGGCATTTGGGCGTCCGGTCAAAATCATCAACGATGCCGCCATGCAGGCGCTGGGAAGTTATAAGAAGGGCCGGGTCTTATTTTTGGGGTTGGGAACCGGACTAGGTTCCGCCATGGTCGTGGATGGCTTTCTGCAGCCCATGGAGTTGGCCCACCTGCCATACAAAAAAAGCACCTACGAAGATTACGTTGGCATACGCGGCCTGGAGCGCCTGGGAAAGAAAAAATGGCGGCGTGAGGTGGCCAATGTCGTTAACCTGCTGCGAGACGCGCTCGAGGCCAATCAAGTCATACTGGGCGGCGGCAATGCCTGCAAAATGAAAGAACTTCCTCCGAATACCAGATTGGGAAGCAATGACAATGCTTTCTTGGGAGGGTTTCGCGTGTGGGAAGACAAGGGAATCACGTTAAGTACGTAG